One window from the genome of Paenibacillus azoreducens encodes:
- the trxB gene encoding thioredoxin-disulfide reductase — MYKSIIIGTGPAGLTAAIYLARANMKPLVIEGMQPGGQLTTTTEVENFPGFPDGIMGPELMDNMRKQAERFGAEFKTGWVNKVDFSKRPFKLSVEGMGEVEAETVIVSTGASAKYLGIPGEQENIGRGVSTCATCDGFFFRGKKIVVVGGGDSAMEEANFLTRFASSVTLVHRRDELRASKIMQDRARGNGKIDWSLNRNPLEVVAGENGVKGLKVLNNETGQEELIEADGIFVAIGHTPNTKFLDNQVTTDEVGYIVVKPGTTETNIPGVFACGDVQDVRYRQAISAAGTGCMAAMDCEKFLEGSMVHDWSETL; from the coding sequence ATGTACAAATCCATTATTATCGGAACTGGTCCCGCCGGACTTACGGCTGCCATTTATTTGGCCCGCGCTAATATGAAGCCGTTGGTAATCGAAGGTATGCAGCCCGGCGGACAGCTGACAACAACGACGGAAGTTGAGAACTTTCCGGGTTTTCCAGACGGCATTATGGGGCCGGAATTGATGGACAACATGCGCAAGCAGGCTGAACGATTTGGCGCGGAGTTCAAGACCGGCTGGGTAAACAAAGTGGATTTTTCCAAACGCCCGTTCAAGCTTAGCGTGGAAGGCATGGGCGAAGTAGAAGCCGAAACCGTGATTGTCTCCACAGGCGCTTCCGCTAAATATTTGGGGATTCCGGGAGAGCAGGAGAATATTGGACGCGGAGTCAGCACCTGCGCTACTTGCGACGGATTTTTCTTCCGCGGCAAAAAAATCGTGGTTGTGGGCGGTGGCGACTCCGCGATGGAAGAGGCAAACTTCCTTACCCGTTTTGCCTCCAGCGTCACGTTGGTGCATCGCAGGGATGAGCTGCGGGCATCGAAAATCATGCAGGACCGCGCCCGTGGCAATGGCAAAATTGATTGGTCGCTGAACCGTAATCCGCTGGAAGTTGTTGCAGGCGAAAACGGCGTAAAAGGCCTCAAGGTGCTCAACAATGAAACCGGGCAAGAAGAGCTGATTGAAGCCGACGGAATTTTCGTGGCAATCGGACACACGCCGAATACCAAATTCCTGGATAATCAGGTTACGACCGATGAAGTTGGATATATTGTCGTGAAGCCGGGTACGACGGAAACCAATATTCCGGGCGTGTTCGCGTGCGGAGACGTTCAGGACGTGCGCTACCGCCAGGCGATTTCCGCAGCGGGTACCGGCTGTATGGCTGCGATGGACTGCGAGAAGTTTCTGGAAGGCAGCATGGTCCATGACTGGAGCGAAACGCTGTAA
- the hisJ gene encoding histidinol-phosphatase HisJ has protein sequence MMIDYHTHHVRCGHAVGELEEYIRRGIELGLDQIGLSDHMPLIHVDPASYYPEMAMPMDELPRYVEECLSLKEKYKEQIDIRVGLEGDYIEGWEEEIERIIHAYPWDYVIGSVHFLGEWDITDHRQVHGWDGRDRLDVYRTYYDAVQKAAATGFYDIMGHLDVIKRFGYHPGAEAAAEVEALENVALAAVARSGVVMELNASGWTKPCAEMFPSERMLREAFRLGIPMTVGSDAHDPKKLGENLDRARSALWEIGFRELAVFEKRQKTMVPLEV, from the coding sequence ATGATGATCGATTATCATACGCATCACGTCCGCTGCGGACATGCGGTAGGCGAGCTTGAAGAGTACATTCGCCGCGGCATCGAACTCGGATTGGACCAAATCGGCTTGTCGGACCATATGCCGCTCATTCATGTCGATCCCGCCTCGTATTATCCGGAAATGGCCATGCCAATGGATGAGCTTCCGCGTTACGTGGAGGAATGTTTGAGTCTGAAGGAGAAGTATAAAGAGCAAATAGATATACGCGTAGGTCTTGAGGGCGACTACATCGAAGGCTGGGAAGAAGAGATTGAACGGATCATCCACGCCTATCCTTGGGATTATGTCATCGGTTCCGTCCATTTTCTGGGGGAGTGGGATATAACGGATCATCGTCAGGTTCATGGTTGGGATGGCCGCGACAGACTGGATGTATACCGAACCTATTATGATGCCGTACAAAAGGCGGCTGCGACCGGATTTTACGATATCATGGGCCATTTGGACGTCATTAAACGATTTGGCTATCATCCGGGAGCGGAAGCGGCGGCAGAAGTGGAAGCCCTTGAAAATGTCGCGCTGGCGGCTGTAGCTCGCAGCGGTGTTGTCATGGAGCTGAACGCCTCCGGTTGGACCAAACCCTGTGCGGAAATGTTCCCGTCCGAACGAATGCTGCGAGAGGCATTCAGGTTGGGCATTCCCATGACGGTGGGATCGGACGCCCATGACCCAAAGAAGCTTGGGGAGAATCTCGACCGCGCAAGAAGCGCGCTCTGGGAGATTGGTTTCCGTGAGCTGGCGGTGTTCGAGAAACGGCAGAAAACAATGGTGCCTCTGGAAGTCTAA
- a CDS encoding tetratricopeptide repeat protein — translation MEEDHLKAEDLQHKVIPIHMNANFFFERAVRSLDRFRYDKALKYFRKAVEYEPENPVNHCNMAGILSEMGDYEGSNAVLFDILEHVDASMTECYFYMANNFANMENFEEAERMLVKYLEEDPEGQFLEEAEEMMELFQSELERPPVKVNRIRSREGVMEHEQARALMEEGKFAQAAELLEQIVQEQPDFLAARNNLALAYYYMGLFRKAKATIAEVLELEEGNVHGLCNLAIFYQHEGDTISLNPLLRMLEVLVPFHREHVFKLATTMGILGKHEAAYRHFRRLLKDSELNGDPSLHHFTAVAAFNSGRFREAGQCWRKLQKLDPASDIPGFYLDQLERFDLTGKQGYELSYHYHLPFEEQLKRWEKDESGLCEEVKTNPMIRSSFFWALRYGDKATKLQVIRALGWIADEEVKETLETFLKEPDEPAELKNEALRVLAEMGLEDTSQAILEASAASSSSMVAETQLAYTYQGGDTLQAVVDQALLHMDETAGREQKKHLQNLWYQFLGKLYPDKPIIRHTEGWSAALEYLTSKQHGGSVTYQEVAQRYGISPSTVSRYAKRIDSVCSLKEEKDDMFCPFTENV, via the coding sequence ATGGAGGAAGATCATCTAAAGGCCGAGGACCTACAACATAAAGTCATACCCATTCATATGAATGCCAACTTCTTTTTTGAACGTGCCGTCCGGTCGCTGGACCGCTTTCGTTACGATAAGGCATTAAAATATTTTCGCAAAGCTGTTGAATATGAACCGGAAAATCCGGTCAATCATTGCAATATGGCGGGTATATTATCAGAGATGGGCGATTATGAGGGTTCAAACGCCGTTCTTTTCGATATCTTGGAGCATGTCGATGCTTCCATGACGGAATGTTATTTCTATATGGCGAATAACTTTGCCAATATGGAGAATTTTGAAGAGGCCGAACGTATGCTGGTCAAGTATTTGGAAGAAGATCCAGAGGGACAGTTTCTGGAAGAAGCCGAAGAAATGATGGAGCTGTTCCAATCCGAGCTTGAACGTCCCCCGGTGAAGGTAAACCGGATCCGAAGCCGTGAAGGCGTGATGGAGCACGAACAAGCGCGGGCTCTGATGGAAGAAGGGAAATTCGCTCAAGCGGCTGAACTTCTGGAGCAGATTGTGCAGGAGCAGCCCGACTTTCTGGCAGCGCGCAATAATTTGGCGCTTGCTTACTATTATATGGGCTTGTTCCGGAAAGCCAAAGCTACGATCGCCGAGGTGCTGGAACTCGAAGAAGGCAATGTGCACGGATTATGCAATTTGGCGATATTTTACCAGCATGAGGGGGATACTATATCCTTGAATCCTCTGCTGAGAATGCTCGAAGTACTTGTTCCCTTTCACAGAGAACATGTGTTTAAACTGGCCACCACCATGGGAATCCTGGGAAAACACGAGGCGGCCTACAGACATTTTCGCCGGCTTTTGAAAGATTCGGAGCTAAATGGGGACCCAAGTCTTCATCATTTTACGGCAGTTGCCGCCTTTAACAGCGGTCGTTTTCGGGAAGCAGGGCAGTGCTGGCGCAAGCTGCAGAAGTTGGATCCGGCATCCGACATTCCGGGTTTTTATCTCGATCAGCTGGAACGGTTCGATCTGACAGGCAAGCAAGGATATGAACTAAGCTATCATTACCATCTGCCGTTTGAGGAACAGCTCAAGCGCTGGGAGAAGGATGAAAGCGGGCTCTGCGAGGAAGTAAAGACCAATCCGATGATCCGGTCATCGTTTTTCTGGGCGCTCCGTTATGGAGATAAGGCAACCAAACTTCAAGTGATTCGCGCATTGGGCTGGATCGCCGATGAAGAGGTGAAGGAGACGCTTGAGACTTTTCTGAAGGAGCCGGACGAACCCGCGGAGCTGAAAAACGAAGCTTTGCGCGTTTTGGCCGAAATGGGGCTCGAAGACACCTCGCAGGCAATTTTGGAAGCGAGCGCCGCTTCGTCTTCTTCCATGGTCGCAGAGACGCAGCTAGCTTACACATACCAAGGCGGCGACACGCTGCAGGCGGTTGTCGATCAGGCACTGCTTCATATGGATGAAACGGCAGGCCGCGAGCAGAAAAAACATCTGCAAAACTTGTGGTATCAATTTTTGGGCAAGCTGTATCCGGATAAGCCAATCATCCGGCATACGGAGGGATGGTCGGCGGCGCTTGAGTATTTGACGTCCAAACAGCACGGCGGCTCCGTTACTTATCAGGAAGTGGCGCAGCGGTACGGCATTTCCCCATCGACCGTGAGCCGGTATGCCAAACGCATCGACAGTGTCTGCTCCCTCAAAGAGGAGAAGGATGACATGTTCTGTCCTTTTACGGAAAATGTCTAG
- a CDS encoding response regulator transcription factor, translating to MIRIVIAEDQRLLRGALASLLDLEDDLEVIGEAGDGQEALSMILNQKPDVCLLDIEMPILTGIEVAEQLQAEFSPCRIIILTTFARPGYFERAVKAGVSGYLLKDEPSDKLAESIRRVMQGHRAISPELIFDSVAKKNPLTPRECEVLRLISSGQTTNEIARSLHLSHGTVRNYISEILNKLEVKNRIEAISLAEENGWI from the coding sequence ATGATCCGAATCGTAATTGCCGAGGACCAGCGGCTTTTGCGCGGCGCCCTTGCTTCCCTGCTTGACCTCGAAGACGACCTGGAGGTGATCGGGGAAGCCGGGGACGGGCAGGAGGCGCTGTCCATGATATTAAATCAGAAACCCGATGTTTGCCTGCTGGACATCGAAATGCCGATATTAACCGGAATCGAAGTGGCCGAGCAGCTTCAAGCGGAATTCTCGCCCTGCCGCATTATCATTCTGACCACCTTTGCCCGCCCGGGTTACTTTGAACGGGCCGTGAAGGCCGGCGTCAGCGGTTATCTGCTTAAGGATGAGCCGAGCGATAAGCTCGCCGAATCGATCCGGCGGGTGATGCAAGGTCATCGCGCCATATCACCCGAGCTGATCTTTGATTCGGTTGCGAAAAAAAATCCGCTCACGCCAAGAGAATGTGAAGTTCTACGGCTGATCTCTTCGGGTCAAACTACAAATGAGATTGCGCGCTCGCTTCACCTCTCGCATGGCACCGTTCGCAATTATATCTCGGAAATTCTCAATAAGCTGGAAGTCAAAAACCGGATTGAAGCGATCAGCCTGGCGGAAGAGAACGGATGGATATAG
- a CDS encoding ribose-phosphate diphosphokinase, with protein sequence MQHKVRIFSGSSNPLLAQSICESLGAELGDVTISRFKNGEIYVNYEESIRNCDVFLVQSFSHPINEMFVELLVMIDAAKRASARTINIVVPYYGYARQERKSAPREPISAKMVADVLTTCGASRVITIDLHAPAIQGFFNIPVDHLTTLDLIGDYLKSLNLARMVIVSPDAGRAKTAEKLANYLDSPFSIMFKKRPAHNESVITHVIGDVEGRTPVIIEDQIDTGSTIVNVVESLRERGASEAIVCATHGVFSDHALQRLNHPHIREVVVTDSIAASGDRPEWLKVLTVAPILSTAVRIILEGGSLATLFKDAGV encoded by the coding sequence ATGCAGCATAAGGTGCGTATTTTTTCTGGATCGTCAAATCCTTTGTTGGCCCAAAGCATCTGTGAAAGTCTGGGAGCGGAGCTTGGGGATGTTACGATATCCCGGTTTAAAAACGGCGAGATTTACGTCAATTACGAAGAAAGCATTCGGAACTGCGACGTATTTCTCGTGCAGTCGTTTTCGCATCCGATCAATGAGATGTTCGTGGAACTTCTGGTTATGATCGATGCGGCCAAACGTGCTTCGGCACGGACGATCAACATCGTAGTGCCATACTATGGATATGCAAGGCAGGAGAGAAAGTCGGCGCCTCGTGAACCGATTTCCGCCAAAATGGTCGCCGATGTCCTGACGACTTGCGGGGCGAGCCGGGTCATTACGATCGACTTGCACGCGCCGGCGATCCAGGGGTTTTTTAATATCCCCGTGGATCATTTGACGACTCTGGATCTGATTGGCGATTATCTAAAGTCGCTGAATCTCGCCCGAATGGTGATTGTTTCCCCGGATGCGGGCCGGGCCAAAACGGCCGAGAAGCTGGCCAATTATCTGGATTCCCCGTTTTCGATCATGTTCAAGAAACGGCCTGCCCATAACGAATCGGTCATTACCCATGTCATCGGCGATGTAGAGGGGCGGACTCCGGTTATTATCGAGGACCAGATTGATACCGGCTCAACCATTGTCAATGTGGTCGAAAGCCTCCGCGAGCGGGGGGCCTCCGAAGCCATTGTGTGCGCTACACATGGAGTGTTCTCTGATCATGCGCTGCAGCGTTTGAACCATCCCCATATCCGGGAAGTGGTTGTGACGGATTCGATAGCCGCTTCCGGGGATCGGCCCGAATGGTTGAAGGTTTTGACTGTTGCGCCCATATTGTCTACAGCTGTACGAATTATATTGGAAGGCGGGTCGCTCGCCACTTTGTTCAAAGACGCCGGAGTCTAG
- the hisIE gene encoding bifunctional phosphoribosyl-AMP cyclohydrolase/phosphoribosyl-ATP diphosphatase HisIE, producing the protein MSGQRELQSWEQVLGSIHFDKEGLVPAIVQDAASKEVLMMAYMNRESLQRTMETGETWFWSRSRQELWHKGGSSGNTQRVASAHFDCDGDTLLFLVKPAGPACHTGERTCFYREITSSSITVAASNGSEAGGDRHRFAVLEELEQVIAEREKERPEGAYTTYLFEKGIDKILKKIGEETAETIIAAKNKDNAELRLEVSDLIYHLLVLLQERKLPLDEIMAELDRRHERPRRD; encoded by the coding sequence ATGAGCGGGCAAAGAGAGCTGCAGTCATGGGAACAGGTGCTTGGAAGCATCCATTTTGACAAGGAGGGGCTTGTCCCGGCAATTGTTCAGGATGCGGCGAGCAAAGAAGTGCTGATGATGGCTTACATGAACCGGGAGTCGCTGCAGCGCACGATGGAAACCGGCGAAACCTGGTTCTGGAGCAGATCACGTCAGGAGCTGTGGCATAAAGGCGGGAGTTCAGGCAATACGCAAAGGGTTGCCTCCGCTCATTTTGACTGCGACGGGGATACCCTCCTGTTTCTGGTGAAACCGGCGGGCCCGGCATGCCATACCGGGGAGCGGACCTGTTTCTACCGTGAAATTACGTCCTCTTCTATCACAGTTGCTGCATCAAACGGCAGCGAGGCTGGAGGGGACAGACACCGGTTTGCGGTGCTGGAGGAGCTGGAACAGGTCATTGCCGAGCGGGAAAAAGAACGTCCTGAAGGCGCCTACACAACCTATTTGTTTGAAAAAGGCATCGATAAAATTCTCAAAAAGATTGGAGAAGAAACGGCGGAAACGATCATCGCGGCTAAAAACAAGGATAACGCCGAACTTCGCCTTGAGGTTAGCGACCTGATCTATCACCTGCTTGTTCTGCTGCAGGAGCGGAAGCTCCCCCTGGATGAAATTATGGCGGAACTGGATCGGCGCCACGAGCGTCCGCGCAGAGACTAG